GAACTTCGAGGACGCCGCCCTGGTGGACGAGGACAAGCTGGCGCACGGCGTAACCTTCAGCGACCACGTCGACGTGACGGAGTGGCTGGGCAATGAGCTGTTTGCCTACGTCCCTTTCGAGACCACCACCGAGATCCACGACCGCCTGAAGACGCTGGCCCGGGAGCTGGACAGCGAGTCTCTTAGGACCCAGCTGGTGGTGGCGCTCGACGCGGAGAGCCGGATCTCCCACGGCCAGGACGCTAAGCTGACCTTCGATGCGAGCAAAATGCACTTCTTCGACCCGGCGTCGGGTGAGAACCTCACCCGCGACCTGGCGGTAGTGGCCCACTGAACCAGCCGGCCCCGTCGACGGACTCTTCTTCGCGCGCCTGGTGGCGCAGCGCGGTCATCTACCAGATCTATCCCCGCTCGTTTGCCGACGGCAACGGCGACGGGGTCGGCGACCTGGAGGGCATCCGCAGCCGGCTGGAGTACCTGGCGTGGCTCGGGGTCGATGCGATCTGGATGTCGCCCTTCTACCCGTCGCCGATGAAGGACTTCGGCTACGACGTGTCCGACTTCTGCGACGTCGACCCGCTCTTCGGGGACCTCGCCGCATTCGACCGGCTGGTTGAAGAGGCCCACCGGCTGGGCATCCGCGTTCTGGTCGACCTGGTTCCCAACCACACGAGCGACCAGCACCCCTGGTTCGTCGAGTCGCGCAGCTCCCGGGACAACCCCAAGCGGGACTGGTACATCTGGCGCGACGGCACCCCGGACAAGCCGCCGAACAACTGGAAAGGCGCCTTCATCGGCGGCCCGGCGTGGACCTGGGACTCCACCACGGAGCAGTGGTACCTGCACTTCTTCCTGCCCGAGCAGCCCGACCTCAACTGGGGCAATCCCGAGGTCGAGGAGGCGATGCACGATGTGGTCAGGTTCTGGTTGGACCGGGGCGCCGACGGATTCCGGATCGACGTGGTGCACGGCATCGGCAAGGACCCGGAGTTGCCCGACTCGCCGCCCGAGCTGATCCTGGAGCCCCGCTCGTCGGTGCACGACGACCCGGCCACCCACCCGATCCTCCGCCGGCTGAGGGCAATGGCCGAGCAGTACCCCCAGAACCCGGTGCTGGTGGGGGAGGTCCACCTGCTGGACACGGTGAAGATCGGGGCCTACTACGGCAACGACGACGAGCTGCACCTGGCGTTCAACTTCCCGGCCCTCTACGCCCCATGGAGCGCCGAGGCGTGGAAGAAGGAGCTGGCCGATGCCGGCCGCGTGTTCGGGCCGGTCAACGCCTGGCCGACCTGGGTCCTCAGTAACCACGACGAGCCCCGCCACCGCACCCGGTACGGGTCGGAGGAGCGGGCACGGGCGGCGGCGGTTCTGCTGCTGACGCTTCGAGGGACGCCGTTCGTCTACGCCGGCGAGGAGCTGGGGCTGGAGGATGCGGTGATCCCGCCCGAACGAAAGGTAGACCCCGGGAACCGGGACGGCTGCCGGGCCCCCATCCCCTGGGATGCGTCGCCCGACCACGGGTGGGGCTCCGACCCCTGGCTGCCGTGGCCGCCGGACCCGGAGACCCGGAACGTGGAGTCGCTGAAGGGCGAGCCGGACTCGATTCTCAACCTCTACCGCCGGCTGCTGGCCCTGCGCCGGGAGTCGCCCGCATTGAACCGGGGCAGCTTTACCGTGCTGGAGTCACCGGAGGGGACGCTGGTCTACGAGAGGGCCTTCGAAGACCAGAAGTTCGTCGTGGTCATCAACTTCTCAAGCTCCACCGTGAGGTTCGGCGACGGTGTCGAAGGTCGGATGCCGGCCGGCGGCGAGCTCGTGCTGGCCAGCTACCGTACCGGCGCCGGGGCGGAGGGCACGATCCCCCCGGAAGGGGCGTTGATTCTCAAGCCTTAAGGACCGGCCGGCGCTTCCGGCTCACGCCGTTCGACCTCAACCGTCCACCTGGCGGCGAGGGCCCCGATGGCGCCGATCGCCGCCACCACCGGAGCGGCAATCGCCCCGACCACGCCGATCGACACCGGGACCTCCATCACCGTGTGACCTTTGTCGTCCTTGATGATGATGCGGCGGACGTTGCCCTCGTGGATGAGCTCCTTGACCTTGTTCTTGAGCCCCTCGGCATCGACCTTGAAGCTGTCTCGTTCGAACTCGACGTCCATTCAAGCCTCCTTTGTTGGCACCAATTGAGTGTCCCACCCGGGAGCGATAGTTCCTATCGGGGATCTCCATGAAAAAGCCCCTGCAGCGACGATGGGCCTCAGGGGCCTTCTCTTTAGCCGCGAAGCTCGTCCGATTTCGTCTCAAGCCACTCGCGAACCGTCAAGGCCGAAGGCAGGAGTTCCCGGGTCAGGGTGGTGTCGGTCGGAACCTCGTTCTTGCCCAGCCAGGTCCACATCCTGCTCAGGTCCCCCCGGGTGAACCGGTCGAACAGCCATAACGGCATGGACGAGGAGCGAGGTGGGTGGCCCGCCACCTCCTCGTAGATCGAGCGACACTCGGCGAGCGTCCGAACGTCGGCCGCCAGGTTCAGCTCCCGGCCGATGAACTGCTCGGACCCGGCAAAAACCCGCTCCGCAATCGCTCCAATGTCCGAGACGGCGATCCAAGGGATCGCCCTTTCGTCGCCCATCAGCCGGGGCCAAATGTTCCAGGTGCCGACCGCGGGCGAGAACTTCTTGTCGGTCATGAGCTCCATATAGGCGGTGGGCCGAAGGACGGTTACGGGGAGGGCGAGCTCTTGTATGTACTCCTCGATAGCCATCTTGCCGTCGAACGAGCCGACGCCGGTCCGGCCGCCGCCGGTGATTGTCGACAGGTACACCAGGTGCGGAACCTCCGCAGCCTTTGCCGCATCGGCGACATTCCGGCCCTGCCGGATCTCTTTGTCGAAGCCGGCCTTCAGCCCGTTCTGGACGCTGAACACCCCGTAAGCGCCGGCGAACGGTTTCCGTAGTGATGCCGGATCGTTCATATCGGCCTTGATTACGTCTGCGCCCAGCCCGGCAAGGGCGCGGGCCGGCTCACCCTTGGGCTTCCGTGTAAGGGCCCTGACGCGCCATCCATGCTCGATAAGACTTCGGGCGACCGCGCCACCCACTCTCCCTGTGGAGCCGCAAACTGCAACAGATTGCTCTCGGGAAGCTGTCTCCATAAGTTCGTTTCTACGCCGGGCAAAACAAAACCGCTCTAAGGAATTCTTGCGGCTGACAACAAAGTGTCAACCAAAGATTCCTTAGAGCGGTAGTGACGTGCTTAGAGCAACCATTTGAGAATCGTTTGGTTGCTCCGGGCTGCGCGGGCGAC
This genomic interval from Actinomycetota bacterium contains the following:
- a CDS encoding alpha-amylase family glycosyl hydrolase; translation: MNQPAPSTDSSSRAWWRSAVIYQIYPRSFADGNGDGVGDLEGIRSRLEYLAWLGVDAIWMSPFYPSPMKDFGYDVSDFCDVDPLFGDLAAFDRLVEEAHRLGIRVLVDLVPNHTSDQHPWFVESRSSRDNPKRDWYIWRDGTPDKPPNNWKGAFIGGPAWTWDSTTEQWYLHFFLPEQPDLNWGNPEVEEAMHDVVRFWLDRGADGFRIDVVHGIGKDPELPDSPPELILEPRSSVHDDPATHPILRRLRAMAEQYPQNPVLVGEVHLLDTVKIGAYYGNDDELHLAFNFPALYAPWSAEAWKKELADAGRVFGPVNAWPTWVLSNHDEPRHRTRYGSEERARAAAVLLLTLRGTPFVYAGEELGLEDAVIPPERKVDPGNRDGCRAPIPWDASPDHGWGSDPWLPWPPDPETRNVESLKGEPDSILNLYRRLLALRRESPALNRGSFTVLESPEGTLVYERAFEDQKFVVVINFSSSTVRFGDGVEGRMPAGGELVLASYRTGAGAEGTIPPEGALILKP
- a CDS encoding DUF4342 domain-containing protein; its protein translation is MDVEFERDSFKVDAEGLKNKVKELIHEGNVRRIIIKDDKGHTVMEVPVSIGVVGAIAAPVVAAIGAIGALAARWTVEVERREPEAPAGP
- a CDS encoding NmrA/HSCARG family protein; its protein translation is METASREQSVAVCGSTGRVGGAVARSLIEHGWRVRALTRKPKGEPARALAGLGADVIKADMNDPASLRKPFAGAYGVFSVQNGLKAGFDKEIRQGRNVADAAKAAEVPHLVYLSTITGGGRTGVGSFDGKMAIEEYIQELALPVTVLRPTAYMELMTDKKFSPAVGTWNIWPRLMGDERAIPWIAVSDIGAIAERVFAGSEQFIGRELNLAADVRTLAECRSIYEEVAGHPPRSSSMPLWLFDRFTRGDLSRMWTWLGKNEVPTDTTLTRELLPSALTVREWLETKSDELRG